GTGTACTCTGAGCTCATTTCGTCGCCTGGCTTCATATTGTTCATGGTAGCTGTGCTCGTGGTATGAGAATTCACAGTAAGTTTAATGGTATCCTGAGCGCTTACCCCTCCAGCGTGCCATATTACTCCTACCAGAATAATCAGAACGTAAGCAGCTATGAAGACCAAGTGGTGTTTCTTCTTCACTTTCCTCGCTCCTTTCTCCTGAGCCCGTTATAGCTGTTGGTGAACAAAATTTGCGAACTTCCGGCAAAATCCTCCGTACTTTCCTATTGTTCCATCCCGCATTGTCGAAATAAGTAGTTTCGCAAGGTACTACTTCGGTGATGGTGTGCCGGAATCTCCAAAAGAACGAAAGGAGAGTGCATTGCTAAAAAACAAATCGTTCGTTATAGCGAATACATAAAGTATAATCAAAATGATATCTAAAGAAAAATGATATATTACAACTAATTCGATCATATTCGCTTAAATAATAAGTAAGGGATCTATTTATCGAATGATATCTCTCTATATCTCTTTATTTTTATGGTTTTTCATAATTTTAGAGTGTTTTATTAAGAACGATTTAAAAACGAAACAAAAAAGGCAAGACGCATATCTGAAAACGGGACAATTCCCTGAATCAGATATCGTTTTGCCTTTGTTAAAAATACAATCTTACAGTTCTTTCATAGCCTCAGCTACAATTTCATAGGAATGAAGACGAGCGTCATGATCATAAATCCCAGCAGAAATAATCAATTCATCAGCATGGGTCTCATCCAGAATGTCTTGAAGTCGTTCTTTAATAACTGCTTTATCGCCAGAGAAGGAATAACGCTGCTTATCGAGCATGATTGCTTTTTCTTGCATCGTCCATAGCCCATCCATACTATCAACTGGCGGTTGTAGCTTGCCTGTACGCCCACGAATGATATTGAGAAACTGCTGCTGCTGCGAAGTAGCTAGCCTTCTTGCCTCATCTACGGTATCTGCTGCTGTAACTCCAAGTCCGATCATAACATAAGGCTTGTCTAGTACTGCTGATGGACGGAAATTGCTATGGTATATGTGCAGTGCCTGCAGTAAATACTCAGGTGCGAAATGGCTGGCAAAAGCAAAAGGCAAACCTAGCTTGGCTGCTAATTCAGCACTAAAGCCGCTGGAGCCTAAGAGCCAAATGGGAACATTTAAGCCTTCTCCAGGAACCGCGCGTACTCCAGTTGGGCGCGATCCTGCTCCCGCAGGGTCGAAGTAAGCTCTTAGTTCACTTAACTGCTCAGGGAATTCACTGCCATCGCTTCCGAGCCCACGACGCAGCGCACGGGAAGCTGGTTGATCAGATCCGGGTGCTCTGCCCAGTCCAAGATCGATCCGTCCTGGATATAGAGATTCGAGTGTCCCGAACTGTTCGGCAATAACAAGTGGTGCATGGTTGGATAGCATAATGCCACCAGAGCCAACACGTATACTTTGGGTGCCACCAGCAATATGTCCGATCAAGAGTGAGGTAGCAGAGCTGGCAACTCCGATCATATTATGATGTTCAGCGAACCAATATCGATGATAGCCCCACGTCTCAGCATGACGGGCTAAATCTAGAGAGTTATGAAAAGAGTCTGCCGCTGTTCCCCCTTCCACAATAGAAGCTAAGTCCAGTACGGAGAATCGAGTGTCACGAGGTTGTTTCAATGTTATCCCTCCTATAATAAATGCTCTATACTCCTAGAGCAGTATTTGCAGCTATGGAAATCGCTACTCGGCTAGTATACCATGAAATAAAACTATATACACACTTTAAGTAAGTTATATGTCTTCAGGGTGAAGATATAGAGGACGAGATTATTTTTATAAATAATGTAAGCGCTTCAAAATTTCTGTTGTTATTTCCAGTCGGGCTTGCTATAATCACATCGAAAAGTTCCCTAAAAAAGGAAGTTATCATAATGAAGCCAACCATAAGAGATGTTGCCAGAATGGCCGAGGTGTCAATCAGCACAGTATCACGTGTTATGAATGCACCGAATTCGGTAGTGGAGAGCAAACGGAATCGAGTGATGGAGGCTGTAGAGCGATTGCAGTATCAACCTAATTCATTTGCACGTGGTTTGATTTACAAGAAATCCTTTACCCTGGGTCTGCTTATTCCGGATATTGAGAACCTGTATTTCGCAGGGGTGATTCGGGGAATGCAAGATGCCTGCATCAAGCTTGGGTACAGTTTAATGATCTGTAATACGGACCGCGACAAAGAAAGACTACTGTCCTATATTGATAACTTCCATGAGAAACAGGTGGATGGAATCGTATTCGCCAGTGATGTCCTTTACCCTGAGTATCATAACAAATTGGTCGGTTGTAGAATTCCGTTTGTCCTAGTGTCCTCGCATTCCGATGAGTTCCACATTCCAAGTGTGGAGGTGGATGATGAATCGGCTGCCTATGATGCGGTAAAGTTCTTGATTGATTTAGGCCATAAAGACATTGGTATGATTGGTTTTAACCATGATAATTCCGTATCAGGACCACCGCGCTATGAGGGGTTCGTAAGGGCACTAACAGAGTCAGGGTTACAGCAGAATATTGTGAAGAGCAAATATGCTAGTCACCGGTTTGAACATGCCTATCAAGCTGCGCATGAACTATTTACTGATTACCCCGAATTGACTGCTGTTTTCTGTGTTGCTGATGAATTCGCGATGGGGACGATTTCTTATCTGAAGGATCGTAATATTCTTGTACCGGGTCAAGTATCCGTGATTGGGTTTGATAATCTAAGGATGTCGAGTATGTTCATCCCGAAGCTGACCACGATTGCACAGCCGATTTACGAGTTAGGGTATCGTGCAGCCGAGAAGCTGCATGAATTACTTACAACAGGAGAAGTGCAGGTATTGAATGAGAAGATGGAGCATAAGCTGATTGTACGGGAATCTACAAGGGAAAAATAAGAGTGGTTCACTTTTGTACTACCCTCTGAAAAGCTTTTCAGAATTCTACGCTCGTCTTAATCAACATTTGAATATCTGCTTGGACAACGGAAATAATTATTACCAAAATATTTAAAATTCGGATTGGAAACGCTTACTTTATGTGATACTATAAAAAATGTAAGTGTTACAATTAATTGGTACTTACGATTCGATTATTCTTCAGTATAAATTCTTAGATTCTGAAAAGCTTTGCAAGGAGGTGATCTGCTAGAAGCTGCTTTTACATGCCAGGGTACCGGACGATTGAGTCAGAAGCAATCTCTAAATCCATTAAAGGGGATGTACAAAGATGAAGAAAACCTCAGGACGTAAAAAGTCACTGGCTTTAGTACTGTGTTTATCCTTCACTATGATGCTGAGCGCATGCGGCGGAGGCAATAACAACAATGCAGCGCCTACAGAGCCACCTGCGGCAACTGCCAGCCCAACAGCAGATAACACCGAGAAATCAACAAATGCTCCTAGCACCGAGTCTTCGGGATCTCCACTAGAGTTAGCCATGAAAGGCGATTATAAAGGAACTAAAGTGACGATGTTTGGCCCCTTCGTAGATGCGGACCAAGTGAAATTTGAGAATAGTATTAAAGAATTTGAAGAGAAGACAGGAATTGATATTCAATACGAAGGCTCAAAGGAGTTCGAAGCCACGATAAACATTCGAGTAGACGGTGGAAATGCTCCGGATATCGCTGACTTCCCGCAGCCGGGTCTGCTAGCCTCGATTGCTAAGACTGGCAAGGTTATCGATTTGACCAGCATACTGGATCAAGATAAATTGACGGCTAATTACAACAAGAGCTGGCTCGACATGTCTAATATGGACGGAAAAGACGGTAAGATTATGGCTGGGATCTGGAATCGCAGCAATGTAAAGAGCTTGGTATGGTATCCAAAGAAGCAATTTGAAGAAGCAGGCTACAAGGTTCCTGAAACTTGGGATGAGATGACGGCTCTCACGGAGCAAATTGCTAAAGATGGTGATCCTGCTTGGGCTATTGGAATCGAGAGTGGTGCTGCAACAGGCTGGCCAGCAACAGACTGGGTAGAAAATATAATGCTGCGCACAACTACACCTGAGAACTACGATAAATGGGTAAAAGGCGAGCTGCCATTTACTTCTCCAGAAGTGAAAAATGCAGTAGAAGTTATGTCTAAAATCTGGCTCAACAAAGACTATGTCTACGGTGGTGCTAAATCCATTGTGACGACATCGTTCGGAGATGCCCCAGCGCCAATGTTCAATAATCCTCCTAAAGCATGGTTTAATATGCTCGGTAACTTTATTACAAGCTTCTTCCCTGAAACGGCAAAGGTTGATGTAGATTATGATTGGTTCTACTTACCGCCTATTGATCCTCAATATGGCAAACCAGTGCTAGTTGCTGGCGATATTTACGCTATGTTCAATGATCGTCCCGAGGTACGTGCGGTTATGGAATTCTTCACTACAGGAGAGTCCATTAAGAGCTGGGTACAGTCTGGCGGCGTAATTGCTCCAATGAACGATGCTTCCCTTGATTGGTATACTTCTGAATCGGACCGTCGTATGGCGAAGCTGGTTCAAGATGCGTCCACACTCCGCTTTGATGGTTCAGATTTGATGCCGGGCAAAGTGGGTGCAGGTACCTTCTGGAAAGGCATGACCGACTACGTGAGTGGTACTGCGACACTAGATCAGGCTTTGGAGCAAATCCAGTCCGGCTGGAACAACTAACCTAATAATTAAAGCACAGTAATTAAGAGGGGCAGCGAGAATTGAGGGTACTCTGCCCCTCTTTTTGTTTTCTATAGAGTGGGTTGAACGCTTGTAAGAGTTTTACTCCGTAAAACTTATAGGAGGAGCTGGAGCGAATATGGGTGCACAAATACAACCGCAGATGAAGCCACAAGCACAAGCCAAGCAAACCGTCAGGCTTAAGGCGATTTTGCTGTCACTTGTAGTATTAATAGCCAATGTTGTTGTTAATGGCTCGATTTTTTTATTCTTTCGGGATTCCACATTAAATCCACTACTAACAGCAGTTCTGGCAGTTCTATGGGGGGTTCTTGGTGTCTATCTGATCTACTACACACTTACCTGGGCAGTTGAACAATACCCTGATCATGTACGCCGAAAGGTGTTGCCCTATATTTTTATTGGTCCGGCAGTGATTATATTGGGGTGGCTACTGGTGCTGCCTGCGCTACGGACGCTGTATTTGAGCTTCTTCAATGCTTCTTCAGAGAAATTTGTGGGGCTCAGTAACTATACAGCGATCTTTAGCGATCGACTAATGGCGACGGCGCTCCGCAATAATTTACTTTGGGTATTCGTAGGCACTTTAGCGTGTGTAGCCCTTGGACTCTTAATTGCGATTCTTGCCGACCGCAGCAGCTATGAGAAGCTAGCCAAATCGATCATCTTTATGCCGATGGCCATTTCTTTTGTCGCAGCAGGTGTCATTTGGAAGTTTGTATATTACTATCAGCCCGGCGATGAACAAATTGGTCTATTGAACGCCATCGTTACTTATTTCGGGGGAGAACCGCAGGCGTGGACGAGTATGCTACAGCCTTGGAATAACTTTTTCCTCATTATTATTCTGATTTGGATGCAGACCGGATTTGCGATGGTTATATTCTCGGCAGCCATCAAGGGAGTACCTGACGATATTTTGGAAGCCGCACGAGTGGATGGTGCCAATGAGGTGAAGATTTTTTTTGGAATCATGATCCCCTACATTTCAGCAACCATTCTGACCGTGACAACGACCATTATTGTCTTTACGTTGAAAATATTTGACGTTGTCATGGTGATGACAGGAGGTCAATACGATACAGAGGTTGTGGCTACACAGTTCTATCGGCAATTCTTTATGTACCGAAATTTTGGTTACGGCTCCACGCTGGCTATTGTTCTGCTGATCGCTGTGTTGCCTGTGATCATAATTAATCTACGTCAGTTCCGTAAGCAAGGGGGATTCTAATGGCGGGGAAAAAGAAGAGAAAAGGCAGCAAGACGATTGTTAATATCGTACTGGGTGTGATTTGTTTCATTTGGCTGCTTCCGACCCTAGGGCTGTTCATCTCCTCCTTCCGTCCGGCTGCTGATATTCTGCAGACTGGATGGTGGAAAGCATTCCCTCATCAGGAGTGGAAAGCGGGTGAGACTATTCAGCTATCCAAGGATGTGGATCTTCGGGAACCGATCGAGGTGAATGGTACCGCCTATACTGATGATCAGCTAAAGGCGGGCGTGAAGGCCGATGGCAGTCGTTTGATGTGGGAGAATCGTAGAGCACGTACCATAAATCAACAGGAACAAGGCTGGAAGATGACACCGGATCTTACACTGGATAACTATAACAACGTGCTCTCAGGGAAGGAATATAAACTCAAACAAGCCGATGGCAGTGAAACGGTGCAGAAGGGGACTGGATTGTCGCAGGCCTTCTGGAATACACTGACGATTGCGGTTCCAGCGACGGTTATTCCGGTATTGATTGCTTCTTTTGCTGCATATGCTTTTGCTTGGCTGCGTTTTCCTGGACGCCGAACACTGTTTGTCATCATTATTGCTATGCTTGTTATTCCAATACAGGTGGCGCTTATTCCGGTGCTCAAAGATTATACGGCACTGGGGCTGAACGGTAGTTACTTGGGCATTTGGCTGGCGCACACGGCTTTTGGATTACCGCTGGTTACGTACTTTATGTATAACTTTATTAGTCAGTTACCTAAGGATTTGTTCGAATCGGCTTTTATGGATGGAGCGAGCCATTTCACAATTTTTAGCAAGCTGATCCTTCCATTATCTGTGCCTGCACTTGCTTCTATCGGCATCTTTCAATTCCTATGGGTATGGAATGACTATTTAGTCTCGCTGATTTTTATCGGCAATCAGCCATCTGTGCAGGTCATGTCGATGAAGATTGCCGACCTAGTGGGCTCGCGCGGCAACGACTGGCATTTACTCACTTCGGCTGCATTTATCTCTATGCTGATGCCGCTCGCTATTTTTTTCCTACTGCAAAAGTATTTCGTCAGGGGGCTTATGGGTGGGTCGGTCAAAGGTTGATTTCGGCATATATAGACCGAACTAATGATATTAAATTAAAGCTCAGTAGTCACAGCTTATGCTTCCAATGCGAGCTTTCCTTCGGAAAGCTTTCAGGCGGTCGCTAGCGCTCCTACAGTTCCAATATTCCCCTCCGATCCTTATCGCTTTTTGTAATATTCTGTTGTTCAGCCTATTTAGAAGCAAAATAAACCTGTGTCAGGGGGGCTTAGAGAGATGAAAATGAAACCATACGTACATCCGGCTGCAGTATATCCTTACCGGGAGTGGAGTCTAGATGAGGAAACTTATGATGAAGAGAACAATCAAAGAAGCGAGAGTGTATTTGCTCTTGGTAATGGATATATTGGCATGCGCGGTAATTTCGAGGAAGGTTACCATGGCAGCTCGGGCTCATCTGTAACAGGGAACTATTTGAATGGATTTTTTGATTCCGAGCCTATTGTGTACCCTGAGGGAGCCTACGGGTATCCTTCCCGCAATCAAGCTATGCTGAACGTGACGGATGCCAAGATTATTGAGCTCTGTATTGAGGGGCATACTTTTCAGTTAAACAGTGGAAAAGTGCATCGTTATGAACGGAAGTTGGATATGCAAAATGGGATCTTGCATCGGCAGGTAGAGTGGGAATCTCCTGCCGGACACAGGGTACAGCTGAACATCCGGCGGATGGTAGCCTTACAGCACAAACATTTGGCGGCTATAGATTACGAGGTCAAGGCATTGAATTTTGATGGGACCCTAATGTTCACTTCATCAATCGATGGTGAGATTCAAAGGCCGGAGGTTACAGATGATCCCCGGCTGGGCTCAGGGAGCAAGGAACCCAGTTTGTTGCTGGAGGATACAGGTCATGAGCTCGAGCAGTCCTTTTTGTGGATGAAGCAGCGGACACGGCATACCCAGTTTTCTCTTTTAACAGGGATAAGGCACAGTATGGATTGTAGCTCTGGGTATGAAAGTCTTGTACTGCAAGAGGGTCAGCGATTATCTGTGCAGTTTGTTGTTCCGGTGGTGATGGGGGAAAGTGTCTCCCTGACCAAGTACATTTCGTACCACACCTCTAAGGATTACATAGAAGACGAGCTGCTCAGCAGGTGCTTGGAAGTGCTGCACTTGGCGGAGAATCGTGGGTTTGAAGCTCTTGTTCATGAACAACGGGCTTATTTGGATCATTTCTGGGCGCATACCGATGTGGAGATTCAGGGGGATCTTGCGCTTCAGCAGGGTATTCGCTTTAATGCGTTTCAATTGCTGCAATCGGTAGGGCGTGACGGGGTTACGAACATCGGTGCCAAGGGCTTGACGGGTGAAGGATACGAAGGGCACTATTTCTGGGATACCGAGATGTACATACTGCCCTTCTTTACGTTTACACAGCCGGAGATTAGCCGAAAGCTACTAGAATTTCGTTATGCCACGTTAGATAAGGCACGGGAGCGAGCGGCGGTAATGTCGCAGAAGGGTGCACTATATCCTTGGCGTACCATAGATGGCGCTGAGAACTCTTCTTATTTTCCGGCAGGAACGGCGCAAATGCATATCAATGCGGATATTGCATATGCCATTAGGCAGTATGTGCTGGCTACTGGAGATAATGAGTTTCTAGTCTTGAAGGGAGCGGAAATCGTATTCGAGACCTCTCGCTTTTGGATGGATCTAGGTCATTATAATCCGGCTAGGAAGGGTGCGTTCTGTATTGATGCAGTAACGGGTCCCGATGAGTATACAGCTATCGTTAACAATAATGCGTACACCAATCTTATGGTACAGGATCAACTCTATTATGCACATGAGATAGCCAGACTGTTAGGCAAGCAGTATCCAGAGCATTTTGAACGCCTGAAGCACAAGATTGGTCTGACTGAGAAGGAGCCTGGCGATTGGCTAATGGCTGCGGAGAAGATGTATATCCCTTTTGATGAGGGGCTTGGTATCTATGCTCAGGATGATACGTTTCTGACTAAGAAAAAATGGGACTTTGAACATACGCCAGCGGATAAATATCCGTTATTACTCTATTACCATCCGCTTGTGATTTACCGCCATCAGGTGCTGAAACAGGCTGATCTGGTGATGGCCATGTTTCTGCTCGGTGATCAGTTCAGCTTGGCGGACAAAATCCGCAATTACAATTATTATGAGCCACTGACGACGCATGATTCTTCATTATCACCTTGCATCCACAGTATTATTTCTGCTGAGATTGGTGATTTAAAGGGAGCGTATTCCTATTTTGACCGCACGGTAAGGATGGACTTGGATGATATCAACCGCAACGTGAAGGACGGGCTACACACGGCTGCTATGGCAGGCTCTTGGCTGTCAATTGTGAATGGATTTGGTGGCATGCGCTTGTGTGGTGGCTTGCTATCCTTT
This window of the Paenibacillus sp. FSL R10-2734 genome carries:
- a CDS encoding LLM class flavin-dependent oxidoreductase encodes the protein MKQPRDTRFSVLDLASIVEGGTAADSFHNSLDLARHAETWGYHRYWFAEHHNMIGVASSATSLLIGHIAGGTQSIRVGSGGIMLSNHAPLVIAEQFGTLESLYPGRIDLGLGRAPGSDQPASRALRRGLGSDGSEFPEQLSELRAYFDPAGAGSRPTGVRAVPGEGLNVPIWLLGSSGFSAELAAKLGLPFAFASHFAPEYLLQALHIYHSNFRPSAVLDKPYVMIGLGVTAADTVDEARRLATSQQQQFLNIIRGRTGKLQPPVDSMDGLWTMQEKAIMLDKQRYSFSGDKAVIKERLQDILDETHADELIISAGIYDHDARLHSYEIVAEAMKEL
- a CDS encoding sugar ABC transporter permease, producing MGAQIQPQMKPQAQAKQTVRLKAILLSLVVLIANVVVNGSIFLFFRDSTLNPLLTAVLAVLWGVLGVYLIYYTLTWAVEQYPDHVRRKVLPYIFIGPAVIILGWLLVLPALRTLYLSFFNASSEKFVGLSNYTAIFSDRLMATALRNNLLWVFVGTLACVALGLLIAILADRSSYEKLAKSIIFMPMAISFVAAGVIWKFVYYYQPGDEQIGLLNAIVTYFGGEPQAWTSMLQPWNNFFLIIILIWMQTGFAMVIFSAAIKGVPDDILEAARVDGANEVKIFFGIMIPYISATILTVTTTIIVFTLKIFDVVMVMTGGQYDTEVVATQFYRQFFMYRNFGYGSTLAIVLLIAVLPVIIINLRQFRKQGGF
- a CDS encoding LacI family DNA-binding transcriptional regulator; this translates as MKPTIRDVARMAEVSISTVSRVMNAPNSVVESKRNRVMEAVERLQYQPNSFARGLIYKKSFTLGLLIPDIENLYFAGVIRGMQDACIKLGYSLMICNTDRDKERLLSYIDNFHEKQVDGIVFASDVLYPEYHNKLVGCRIPFVLVSSHSDEFHIPSVEVDDESAAYDAVKFLIDLGHKDIGMIGFNHDNSVSGPPRYEGFVRALTESGLQQNIVKSKYASHRFEHAYQAAHELFTDYPELTAVFCVADEFAMGTISYLKDRNILVPGQVSVIGFDNLRMSSMFIPKLTTIAQPIYELGYRAAEKLHELLTTGEVQVLNEKMEHKLIVRESTREK
- a CDS encoding carbohydrate ABC transporter permease — translated: MAGKKKRKGSKTIVNIVLGVICFIWLLPTLGLFISSFRPAADILQTGWWKAFPHQEWKAGETIQLSKDVDLREPIEVNGTAYTDDQLKAGVKADGSRLMWENRRARTINQQEQGWKMTPDLTLDNYNNVLSGKEYKLKQADGSETVQKGTGLSQAFWNTLTIAVPATVIPVLIASFAAYAFAWLRFPGRRTLFVIIIAMLVIPIQVALIPVLKDYTALGLNGSYLGIWLAHTAFGLPLVTYFMYNFISQLPKDLFESAFMDGASHFTIFSKLILPLSVPALASIGIFQFLWVWNDYLVSLIFIGNQPSVQVMSMKIADLVGSRGNDWHLLTSAAFISMLMPLAIFFLLQKYFVRGLMGGSVKG
- the pgmB gene encoding beta-phosphoglucomutase → MKMKPYVHPAAVYPYREWSLDEETYDEENNQRSESVFALGNGYIGMRGNFEEGYHGSSGSSVTGNYLNGFFDSEPIVYPEGAYGYPSRNQAMLNVTDAKIIELCIEGHTFQLNSGKVHRYERKLDMQNGILHRQVEWESPAGHRVQLNIRRMVALQHKHLAAIDYEVKALNFDGTLMFTSSIDGEIQRPEVTDDPRLGSGSKEPSLLLEDTGHELEQSFLWMKQRTRHTQFSLLTGIRHSMDCSSGYESLVLQEGQRLSVQFVVPVVMGESVSLTKYISYHTSKDYIEDELLSRCLEVLHLAENRGFEALVHEQRAYLDHFWAHTDVEIQGDLALQQGIRFNAFQLLQSVGRDGVTNIGAKGLTGEGYEGHYFWDTEMYILPFFTFTQPEISRKLLEFRYATLDKARERAAVMSQKGALYPWRTIDGAENSSYFPAGTAQMHINADIAYAIRQYVLATGDNEFLVLKGAEIVFETSRFWMDLGHYNPARKGAFCIDAVTGPDEYTAIVNNNAYTNLMVQDQLYYAHEIARLLGKQYPEHFERLKHKIGLTEKEPGDWLMAAEKMYIPFDEGLGIYAQDDTFLTKKKWDFEHTPADKYPLLLYYHPLVIYRHQVLKQADLVMAMFLLGDQFSLADKIRNYNYYEPLTTHDSSLSPCIHSIISAEIGDLKGAYSYFDRTVRMDLDDINRNVKDGLHTAAMAGSWLSIVNGFGGMRLCGGLLSFNPALPPQWDSYRFKITSGGQLLDIYVDDKVVIYTLLAGEEIEILHRGSLVQLTAKKPFSLSNVKQLEAVIFELDGIIADSGEYHFLAWKALADELAISFDREKHERLKGLSRIECLEVLLEGSGLNLPQPVKGMLCNKKNEKYKQLIQQMTPDDVHPGILGLLTDLQERRIPVGLASVNENAMLILERLKIGRMFQAVADPKNIRMGKPDPEVYLQVIEMLGVSPDCCVGIEDTEDGIAAINAAGMRSVGAGMASLRDSAELWFPSTAEISMEKLLELFV
- a CDS encoding ABC transporter substrate-binding protein, which produces MKKTSGRKKSLALVLCLSFTMMLSACGGGNNNNAAPTEPPAATASPTADNTEKSTNAPSTESSGSPLELAMKGDYKGTKVTMFGPFVDADQVKFENSIKEFEEKTGIDIQYEGSKEFEATINIRVDGGNAPDIADFPQPGLLASIAKTGKVIDLTSILDQDKLTANYNKSWLDMSNMDGKDGKIMAGIWNRSNVKSLVWYPKKQFEEAGYKVPETWDEMTALTEQIAKDGDPAWAIGIESGAATGWPATDWVENIMLRTTTPENYDKWVKGELPFTSPEVKNAVEVMSKIWLNKDYVYGGAKSIVTTSFGDAPAPMFNNPPKAWFNMLGNFITSFFPETAKVDVDYDWFYLPPIDPQYGKPVLVAGDIYAMFNDRPEVRAVMEFFTTGESIKSWVQSGGVIAPMNDASLDWYTSESDRRMAKLVQDASTLRFDGSDLMPGKVGAGTFWKGMTDYVSGTATLDQALEQIQSGWNN